Sequence from the Oncorhynchus clarkii lewisi isolate Uvic-CL-2024 unplaced genomic scaffold, UVic_Ocla_1.0 unplaced_contig_13315_pilon_pilon, whole genome shotgun sequence genome:
GTACTGTAGGCCAGCTCAACAACCACACCAtattctgtactgtaggtcagctCAACAACCACACCATATTCTGTACTGTAGGCCAGCTCAACAACCACACCATATTCTGTACTGTAGGCCAGCTCAACAACCACACCATATTCTGTACTGTAGGCCAGCTCAACAACCACACCATATTCTGTACTGTAGGCCAGCTCATCAACCAATCATATTCTGTACTGTAGGCCAGCTCAACAACCACACCATactctgtactgtaggtcagctCAACAACCACACCATATTCTGTACTGTAGGCCAGCTATAggtctgtactgtaggtcagctCAACAACCACACCATATTCTGTACTGTAGGCCAGCTGTAggtctgtactgtaggtcagctCAACAACCACACCATATTCTGTACTGTAGGCCAGCTATAggtctgtactgtaggtcagctCAACAACCACACCATATTCTGTACTGTAGGCCAGCTATAggtctgtactgtaggtcagctCAACAACCACACCATATTCTGTACTGTAGGCCAGCTCAACAACCACACCATATTCTGTACTGTACGACTATGTACAAAAAAGTGCTGTaaatttctaaacagttcacctGATACAAATGAAAATACCCCACAAAATAAAGCTGACAGTCTCCACtgtcatagtcattgtatcatttcaaatccaaaatcCAAAGTGCTGAACAGTCACTGTCCCAGCGCTGTTGGGAGCTCACTGTACGTCTCTGTTGTGATGGTTCTTTCTGCTGTTGAAAGACAGACAGGGTCTGTCATTATGTCAGGAAGGTAGATGGTGGGGAAAATGACATGAAcagactttaaaaaaatgttttacccctttttctccccaatttcgtggtatccaattgttttagtagctactatcttgtctcatcgctacaactcccgtacgggctcgggagagacatgaaagtcatgcgtcctccgatacacaaccgcactgcttcttaacacagcgcgcatctaacccggaagccagccgcaccaatgtgtggaaacaccgtgcacctggcaactttggttagcgcgcactgcgcccggcccgccacaggagtcgctggtgcgcgatgagacaagggtttccctaccggccaaaccctccctaacccggacaacgctaggccaattgtgtcgccccacggacctcccggttgcggccggttacgacagagcctgggcgcgaacccagagtctctggtggcgctgcagtacagcgtccttaaccactgcgccacccgggaggcccgacaTGAACGGCCTTGAGCACAACAAAACAGACAGTAAAAACAAATCAACGGCACACAAAGCAAAGGCCAGACCTTGACACTTAATACCTTATTAGAGGCGCCGTGCGGTAGCGTCTGAAAGAAATGTGAGGTACAGAATAGAAGCAATTGCGGTGAGACATGGAGGTAGGTTAGGTTAGTGATGTGAGGAGGTTTGGCTGGTTACCTGACAACTCCCTGTGTTTCTATCTAGGACTTCATCTTACCCATAATCCAAAGATTCCCCTACCAATACATAGCTTCCCAAAATGTTGGCTAGAAAGACACACACCGGATGTTGATTTTGGGGAGGTGTGCGTCCTCGCATGAGAAATAATACAAGGGAAAGACTGACGATCTACTGAGACGGCTAATCTCAGCGGTACTGCTAAATCAGTCAAGCAGTGCCTTGATGAAAACAGAGCAGCACGATGTGGGAGGACAATAACATGCCACAAACCTGTTGTCTCTCCAACTTCTTGGCCAGTCGTTTCACCACTGCAGGGTCGTCCACTTGGACATGCTCAGGAAGTCTCTTCACCACTAACGGGGACAGGAAGCCACAAACGATCGTTGAAAACATACCTACTACAACTGCAGCAATATGTAGAATACTACTGAGCTACCAtgtatactactactgaggtaccatGTATACTAATATTGAGGTACCATGTATACTACAACTGCAGCAATATGTAGAATACTACTGAGgtaccatgtatactactactgaggtaccatgtatactactactgaggtaccatgtatactactacAACTGCAGCAATATGTAGAATACTACTGAGgtaccatgtatactactacTGCAGCAATATGTAGAATACTACTGAGgtaccatgtatactactactgaggtaccatgtatactactactgaggtaccatgtatactactactgcagcatgaTGTAGAATACTACAGAGgtaccatgtatactactacagaggtaccatgtatactactacagaggtaccatgtatactactacagaggtaccatgtatactactactgaggtaccatgtatactactactgaggtaccatgtatactactactgaggtaccatgtatactactactgaggtaccatgtatactactactgaggtaccatgtatactactacagaggtaccatgtatactactacagaggtaccatgtatactactacagaggtaccatgtatactactactgaggtaccatgtatactactactgaggtaccatgtatactactactgaggtaccatgtatactactactgaggtaccatgtatactactactgaggtaccatgtatactactactgaggtaccatgtatactactactgaggtaccatgtatactactactgaggtaccatgtatactactactgaggtaccatgtatactactactgaggtaccatgtatactactactgcagcatgaTGTAGAATACTACAGAGgtaccatgtatactactactgaggtaccatgtatactactactgaggtaccatgtatactactactgaggtaccatgtatactactactgaggtaccatgtatactactactgaggtaccatgtatactactactgaggtaccatgtatactactactgaggtaccatgtatactactactgaggtaccatgtatactactactgaggtaccatgtatactactactgaggtaccatgtatactactactgaggtaccatgtatactactactgaggtaacatgtatactactactgaggtaccatgtatactactactgaggtaccatgtatactactactgaggtaccatgtatactactactgaggtaccatgtatactactacAGCAGCAATATGTAGAATACTACTCCCTTGAACtcgattgatgaattaaggtcactatttggtaaggaactcccctcacattaggccctccatggaatgtgGAAGTGCCCCCTGgtcacagcctgaactaatgaactgccccctagtcacagcctgaactaatgaactgccccctggtcacagcctgaactaatgaactgccccctggtcacagcctgaactaatgaactgccccctgGTCACAGCCTggcctgaactaatgaactgccccgtagtcacagcctgaactaatgaactgccccctagtcacagtcTGGCctgaactgccccctagtcacagcctgaactaatgaactgccccctagtcacagcctgaactaatgaactgccccctgGTCACAGCCTggcctgaactaatgaactgccccctagtcacagcctggcctgaactaatgaactgccccctagtcacagcctggcctgaactaatgaactgccccctagtcacagcctgaactaatgaactgccccctagtcacagcctgaactaatgaactgccccctagtcacagcctgaactaatgaactgccccctagtcatagcctgaactaatgaactgccccctagtcacagcatgaactaatgaactgccccctagtcacagcctgaactaatgaactaccccctagtcacagcctgaactaatgaactgccccctgGTCACATCCTggcctgaactaatgaactgccccctgGTCACAGCCTggcctgaactaatgaactgccccctagtcacagcctgaactaatgaactgccccctgGTCACATCCTGGCctgaactgccccctagtcacagtcTGGCCTGAACTGCCCTCTAGTCACAGTCTggcctgaactaatgaactgccccctgGTCACAGCCTggcctgaactaatgaactgccccctggtcacagcctgaactaatgaactgccccctagtcacagtctggcctgaactaatgaactgccccctagtcacagcctgaactaatgaactgccccctagtcacagcctgaactaataaactgccccctagtcacagtcTGGCctgaactgccccctagtcacagcctgaactaatTAACTACCCCCTAGTCACAGTCTGGCctgaactgccccctagtcacagcctgaactaatgaactgccccctagtcacagtcTGGCCTGAACTGCCCCTtagtcacagcctgaactaatgaactgcccctAGTCACAGTCTGGCctgaactgccccctagtcacagcctgaactaatgaactgccccctgGTCACAGCCTGGCctgaactgccccctagtcacagcctgaactaatgaactgccccctagtcacagtcTGGCctgaactgccccctagtcacagcctgaactaatgaactgccccctagtcacagtcTGGCctgaactgccccctagtcacagcctgaactaatgaactgccccctagtcacagtcTGGCctgaactgccccctagtcacagcctgaactaatgaactgccccctggtcacagcctgaactaatgaactgccccctagtcacagcctgaactaatgaactgccccctagtcacagcctgaactaatgaactaccccctagtcacagcctgaactaatgaacttccccctagtcacagcctgaactaatgaactgccccctagtcacagcctgaactaatgaacttCCCCTTAGTCACtgcctgaactaatgaactgccccctagtcacagcctgaactaatgaacttccccctagtcacagcctggcctgaactaatgaactgccccctggtcacagcctgaactaatgaactgccccctgGTCACAGCCTggcctgaactaatgaactgccccctagtcacagcctgaactaatgaactgccccgtggtcacagcctgaactaatgaactgccccctagtcacagcctgaactaatgaactgccccctggtcacagcctgaactaatgaacttccccctagtcacagcctgaactaatgaactgccccctagtcacagcctgaactaatgaactgccccctagtcacagcctgaactaatgaactgccccctagtcacagcctggcctgaactgccccctagtcacagcctgaactaatgaactgccccctagtcacagcctgaactaatgaactgccccctagtcacagcctgaactaatgaactgccccctagtcacagcctgaactaatgaactgccccctagtcacagcctggcctgaactaatgaactgccccctagtcacagcctgaactaatgaactgtcccctagtcacagcctgaactaatgaactgccccctagtcacagcctgaactgaactgccccctagtcacagcctgaactaatgaactgccccctagtcacagcctgaactaatgaactgccccctagtcacagcctgaactaatgaactgccccctagtcacagcctgaactaatgaactgccccctagtcacagcctgaactaatgaactgccccctagtcacagcctgaactaatgaactgccccctagtcacagcctgaactaatgaactgccccctagtcacagcctgaactaatgaactgccccctagtcacagcctgaactaatgaactgccccctagtcacagcctgaactaatgaactgccccctagtcacagcctgaactaatgaactgccccctagtcacagcctgaactaatgaactgccccctagtcacagcctgaactaatgaactgccccctagtcacagcctAGTCACACTGAatgaactgccccctagtcacagcctgaactaatgaactgccccctagtcacagcctggcctgaactaatgaactgccccctagtcacagcctgaactaattaactgccccctagtcacagcctgaactaatgaactgccccctagttacagcctggcctgaactaatgaactgccccctagtcacagcctgaactaatgaactgccccctagtcacagcctggcccgaactaatgaactgccccctagtcacagcctgaactaatgaactgccccctagtcacagcctgaactaatgaactgccccctagtcacagcctgaactaatgaactgccccctagtcacagcctgaactaatgaactgccccctagtcacagcctgaactaatgaactgccccctagtcacagcctgaactaatgaactgccccctgGTCACAGCCTGTCAcaactaatgaactgccccctagtcacagcctgaactacatgaactgtcccctagtcacagcctgaactaatgaactgccccctagtcacagcctgaactaatgaactgccccctagtcacagcctgaactaatgaactgccccctagtcatagcctgaactaatgaactgccccctagtcatAGCCTGGCCTGGCATGAACAAATTTGTTTTTGCGTGGGtgggatagggggggggggggttgttattcTATGGATGTTGTATCAATTGACTACGTATTTACCAATATGTGGAAGCAGCAGAACTCGAATTGTCAAACTTCCCCTCTGAAACAAAGTTTATCAAATGATACATCCTAAATCAACAAGGTGCTCCAGAGGTCCACCGGGGAGCTGTTGTACCTGGGTTTAGTTCACTGAGAGGGACTTTGGTCTTGATGCCGGAGGACGAGGAGCCTGGCTGTTTAGCGGCCCTGTCAGTCTCCTGCCTGGCTCTCCTCTCTGCCTTCAGCTCAGCTTTGCTCTTGGCTGGCTTGTCTGCCGGGGAGGGGGCGGGAGAGGAGTGGAAGGGAGCTGAGGCAGGCACAGGTATTGGTGCAGAGGCAGGGGCAGGCAATGCTGAGGGAGCTGGGGAAACAGACAGACTACTAGGTGAACGGACCAATGAAGTGGATGGAGGAACCATGAATGATGAAACAAAGGTTTGTTTGAATTGATTCTAAAACCTTTTTCAATGTGCCATTTCTGGCTCTGGACAACATGACAGGAAAATCTTTAAATGCATTTGTTTTTCAAAGATATTTAAAATGATACAATCAGACCTTTGTCTGAacgttcaataaattccctggttttccagaaatcctggttgaagaaTCCAGatgtcctgcttattccctcctgagtCCAGGAAACCTTCAAACCaggatttcaggaaaaccaggaatcctaatcAGACCCACTCTGATGATGGtgcaaaacaatttttttttatgacATGATGATATCAATAAGCATTAGACCAGGTTAGAACACAACACCTTTCTGTGTTGccacaggtggtggtggtggcaacAGGGAGACAGGCGTCTCGTCCTTCTCTGTTTCTGACGGGCCCTTTTCATTCTTCCTTTCCTTCTGTTTCTTCTGTTGTTTCTTCTGTTTCCTCAGACGTTGCTTCTCCTCTTTGGTCAACTCCTTCCCTTCATTCTAGTAGGGGGGGGGTGAAAGGGGACATTCAGTTGAATTTAAATAACTTTTTTAACTGCATTCCTTTTCATTTAAACACaactttccatacatgtttgggtcagtagttatatacaaggtcagtagttatatacagggtcagtagctatatacagggtcagtagctatatacagggtcagtagttacaTACAgagtcagtagctatatacagggtcagtagctatatacagggtcagtagttatatacatggacagttccagggtcagtagctatatacagggtcagtagttatatgcagggtcagtagttatatacagggtcagtagctatatacagggtcagtagttatatacagggacagttccagggtcagtagttatatacagggtcagtagttatatacagggtcagtagttatatacagggtcagtagttatatacagggtcagtcgttatatacagggtcagtagttatatacagggtctgtagttatatacagggtcagtagctatatacagggtctgtagttatatacagggtcagtagctatatacagggtcagtagttatatacagggtcagtagttatatacagggtcagtagttatatacaggttcagtagttatatacagggtcagtagctatatacagggtcagtagctatatacagggtcagtagttatatacagggtcagtagttatatacagggtcagtagttatatacagggtcagtagttatatacagggtcagtagttatatacagggacagttccagggtcagtagttatatacagggtcagtagttatatacagggtcagtagttatatacagggtcagtcgttatatacagggtcagtcgttatatacagggtcagtagttatatacatggacagttccagggtcagtagctatatacagggtcagtagttatatgcagggtcagtagttatatacagggtcagtagctatatacagggtcagtagttatatacagggacagttccagggtcagtagttatatacagggtcagtagttatatacagggtcagtagttatatacagggtcagtagttatatacagggtcagtcgttatatacagggtcagtagttatatacagggtctgtagttatatacagggtcagtagctatatacagggtctgtagttatatacagggtcagtagctatatacagggtcagtagctatatacagggtcagtagctatatacagggtcaggagtTATATATAGGGTcaggagttatatacagggtcagtggctatatacagggtcagtagctatatacagggtcagtggctatatacagggtcagtggctatatacagggtcagtagctatatacagggtcagtggctatatacagggtcagtagctatatacagggtcattagctatatacagggtcagtagctatatacagggtcagtagctatatacagggtcagtagctatatacagggtcagtagctatatacagggtcagtagttatatacagggtcagtagctatatacagggtcagtagctatatacagggtcagtagctatatacagggtcagtagctatatacagggtcagtagctatatacagggtcagtagctatatacagggtcagtagctatatacagggtcagtagttatatacagggacagttccagggtcagtagctatatacagggtcagtagttatatacagggtcagtagctatatacagggtcagtagttatatacagggtcggtagttatatacagggtcagtagttatatacagggtcagtagttatatacagggtcagtagttatatacagggacagtagctatatacagggacagtagctatatacagggacagttccagggtcagtagctatatacagggtcagctctaaccagaatagaaagaggagtgggaggctccggtgcacaactgagaaagaggacaagtacaatagtgtctagtttgagaaacagacgcctcacaagtcctcaacaggcagcttcattaaatatcaaaaatagtccaccacccaaaggacatccagccaacttgacacaactgtgggaagcattggagtcgacatgagaccagcatccctgtgaaacgctttctacaccttgtggagtccatgtccTAACGATTTGagcctgttctgagggcaaaagggggctgcaactcaatattaggaaggtgttcctaatgttttgtccaccttagtgtatactcagtgtagattTAATTAAATACGACAAAATAATTCTATATCTTAAATTTAGGATGACAGTAAATGAAGCAAACGCACAGATATTTTCAATACTCACACATGTTTCTCACTAGTTAAACCATTGATATATCTATTTATTTTTAATTGCTCCTAAGCCAGTCGATACGGACCCAGCCCTTGATCCTGACTCCGTTTTTGTACGGTTGAGTTTCGTTAAAAGCCCCCAAACgctcggtctgaacattaacacgcatcgcttgcgttacggttttggaagcataaacaccttatctttcatatcacccagatgtaaataaaataatacttttttttattaaaaaaaaattattaaaTGAGGTCaaattgatacacacctttaTATATGGGTTAGCTGCCGAAGTCACGAAAACATTGCGCCTGTTTTTAAAATGGGGCAGAAGTCTGAGTTTTTGTGAGTCTGGACTGGCCAGATGGCTTCCAACGATGACTAGAAACTGCCATGTGGAGAATCGTAAGCGACTCGTTTCATCTTGTTCTCAATACCACGTCTtgtttgaggtgttttgactcaTTTCATTTCAACGCTAatatggcaacaacaacaacaaaaacatacacTAGCGAGCTAACTAaccaactgtaacaatgtatttgagagacaacaagtggtcattttgcaaatgtatttatgttttcaatagaCATTTGGAGACgcaatatagtttacatgttgtcaacaatctaagcaaAACCTCTTCCGTTCTGCATGATTCGGTCTTGTTGCTAAACAAACCAGGGTTATAGTGTTCCCACATGCCATATCGCTTGATTTTACAGAAGACAGAAAGACAAGACATACGTGGCCACCTGTGCTAACTTGCTATCtaaaaaataaaatttaaaaatgaAGCACATTTTTGTGCagttttcatgtgttgctcgccatgctgtgttttcatgttttcatgtgttgctcgcAATGCTATGTGTTCGTGTGTTGCTAGCCATGCTGTGTTTTCGTGTGTTGCTCGCCATgctgtgtgttcatgtgttgctcgccatgctgtgttttcatgtgttgctcgccatgctgtgttttcatgtgttgctcgccatactgtgttttcatgtgttgctcgccatgctgtgttttcatgtgttgctcgccatgctgtgttttcatgtgttgctcgccatgctgtgttttcatgtgttgctcgccatgctgtgttttcatgtgttgctcgccatgctgtgtgttcatgtgttgCTCGCCATgctgtgtgttcatgtgttgctcgccatgctgtgttttcatgtgttgctcgccatgctgtgttttcatgtgttgctcgccatactgtgttttcatgtgttgctcgccatgctgtgttttcatgtgttgctcgccatgctgtgttttcatgtgttgctcgccatgctgtgttttcatgtgttgctcgccatgctgtgttttcatgtgttgctcgccatgctgtgtgttcatgtgttgCTCGCCATgctgtgtgttcatgtgttgctcgccatgctgtgttttcatgtgttgctcgccatgctgtgttttcatgtgttgctcgccatactgtgttttcatgtgttgctcgccatgctgtgttttcatgtgttgctcgccatgctgtgttttcatgtgttgctcgccatgctgtgttttcatgtgttgctcgccatgctgtgttttcatgtgttgctcgccatgctgtgtgttcatgtgttgCTCGCCATgctgtgtgttcatgtgttgctcgtcgtcttaggtctctatgtcgtcgtcttaggtctctatgtcgtgttgtctctcttgtcgtgatatttaaaaatgtatttttctatccccagtccccgcaggaggccttttgccttctggtaggccgtcattgtaaataagaaattgttcttaactgacttgtctagttaattTAAAGGTTAAATATGATATATTTGTTAATGTAAATATCTAGCATGCTCCCAACACCGGTGTGTAGCTGGAGAGGAAGTGTAGTTGGTAAACTGGAGGCTCACACAGCTTGTGGATCTGTGCAACACTGCTACAGTACGTCTATatcgctgatatgaaagataaggggCATAACGTTATATCAGCATATGTTTTGAAAACCGGTTTGAAAGCGATGATTGTCTTTTTACCATTTCGAGAAACGTCAGCGTCGGGAAATTGTAGTTCACACGTAGCCATCAGTGTGCGaatggggcggcagcgtagcctagtggttggagcgttggactagtaaccgagaggttgctagatcaaatccctgagatgacaaggaacatatctgttgttctgcccctgaacaaggcagttaacccactgttcctaggtcgtcattgaaaataagaatttgttcttaaccgactaaataaaaggtaaaataaaaaaagtatttaaaataaataaataaataatgtaataTCTGAAACTCTACATATGGAAAAGAACGGTTTTCAATATAATACCGACCCTTACgcttgtttacactgagctgcactAGGGTATGAACACAATCACGGTTACACGCTGAGAAGCCGGCGCTAGACATGGGTCAGGAAAACGTACCTCAATGCAGGGGGGATATGCCACCATGCTCCAAATTTGATCCACACTGTTCCATTgagaagattgaaatactgcgagttttttttctccagaaaacgAACCTTTTCGTCCTCATGCTCGCTAACAGTAGCCACCTCAGCCATTTTGGAATGGCACTGGTCAGCCAATCAGCTCATGACACTGGCAAATCCCATCCCTGCATGTTCTTCGACCCATATCTAAAACGCCCGCCACTATGGTTT
This genomic interval carries:
- the LOC139402744 gene encoding translation initiation factor eIF2B subunit delta-like — protein: MKRALSQLHAGVTFTVLCHPHHHTVFIALTDGPGNKDDITRSKNEGKELTKEEKQRLRKQKKQQKKQKERKNEKGPSETEKDETPVSLLPPPPPVATQKAPSALPAPASAPIPVPASAPFHSSPAPSPADKPAKSKAELKAERRARQETDRAAKQPGSSSSGIKTKVPLSELNPVVKRLPEHVQVDDPAVVKRLAKKLERQQIPLRSDYGYKVSLFSHLHQYSRKAPLTQQL